Proteins encoded in a region of the Clostridium butyricum genome:
- the recO gene encoding DNA repair protein RecO gives MINLSVFETKAVIIKTQDYRENDKLVWFYTEKLGKITAIVRGAKKSKSKFLSLTLPLCYGEYMVYKGKNLYTLQEGKIINSFQGLLNNLDKLTYSSYLCELIDIACEENEVNEKLFKDLVTILYLLNTDVLDYEILIRAFEIKLLKATGYSLTLDTCSICRKRLGVSNYISLSSFGGVCEECPKEHGVYISKGAYNALRYLMTVNVDKLYRLNLNNEIKHEIEKVTTFFIANNYTKKPKSLEMLKFIKE, from the coding sequence ATGATTAATCTGTCAGTTTTTGAGACTAAAGCAGTAATAATAAAAACTCAAGATTATAGAGAAAACGATAAGCTGGTTTGGTTCTATACTGAAAAACTTGGAAAGATAACAGCTATAGTAAGAGGGGCTAAAAAGAGCAAGAGTAAGTTTTTATCTCTTACTCTGCCCTTGTGCTATGGTGAATATATGGTGTATAAGGGTAAAAATTTATATACTCTTCAAGAAGGGAAAATAATAAACTCATTTCAAGGACTTTTAAATAATTTAGACAAACTTACTTATTCTTCTTATTTGTGTGAGTTAATTGATATTGCTTGTGAAGAAAATGAAGTGAATGAGAAACTTTTTAAAGATCTTGTTACAATATTGTATTTACTAAATACGGATGTACTTGACTATGAAATTTTAATTAGGGCCTTTGAAATAAAATTATTAAAAGCAACAGGATATAGTTTAACATTAGACACTTGTAGCATATGCAGGAAAAGACTAGGTGTTTCTAATTATATAAGCTTATCTTCCTTTGGGGGAGTATGTGAAGAGTGTCCTAAGGAACATGGGGTATATATATCTAAGGGTGCATATAATGCTTTAAGGTATTTAATGACAGTTAATGTAGATAAGCTATATAGATTGAATTTAAACAATGAGATAAAACATGAAATAGAAAAGGTAACGACCTTTTTTATAGCTAATAATTATACAAAGAAACCTAAAAGCTTAGAAATGTTGAAATTTATTAAGGAGTGA
- the yqfD gene encoding sporulation protein YqfD, which produces MIFNKFISGKLTIEVKALRAEKILNAIWNKGIPVNNVIKLDLTTIMFDAEYANYDEILSIVKKYKGKIRITNKNGWLFRLIELKKSISLVVGVFIFFGIIYGLSNYIWSIDIETKENLTPFEVRRQLDSIGIKPGLKKTDINVYEIERKMQTINNQIMWIRTRIEGSTLHLVIEEKVNPPSTEAKESDSVVAKTDGEIKRVYTYSGNPAVVPGDIVKEGDVLIHPVQGREGFEVDTKPKGKVIANTFYDKYMEVQVDGEKLERSGDKQSDIYLSFWGRKIYLKKVINKFQYYDKIEENNGVFNSIVYFEKKATPVEGDKDKIIEDACNKLEDSLKRTLSNDVKIINKDITTEDIGEGKLLVKVIFTVEQDIAKNIS; this is translated from the coding sequence ATGATATTTAATAAATTTATTTCTGGAAAATTAACCATAGAAGTAAAAGCGCTTAGGGCTGAAAAAATATTAAATGCTATCTGGAATAAAGGTATTCCAGTTAACAATGTTATTAAACTTGATTTAACAACTATTATGTTTGATGCAGAGTATGCAAATTATGATGAAATACTATCTATAGTAAAAAAGTATAAAGGTAAAATTAGGATAACTAATAAGAATGGATGGCTTTTTAGGCTGATAGAACTAAAAAAAAGTATATCTTTAGTTGTAGGAGTGTTTATTTTTTTTGGAATAATATATGGATTATCTAACTATATATGGTCTATTGATATAGAAACAAAAGAAAATCTTACTCCATTTGAAGTAAGAAGGCAGCTTGATTCTATTGGAATAAAACCAGGTTTGAAAAAAACAGATATAAATGTATATGAAATAGAGAGAAAAATGCAGACTATAAATAATCAGATAATGTGGATAAGAACAAGGATTGAGGGTTCAACGTTACATTTAGTAATAGAAGAAAAGGTTAATCCTCCATCAACTGAAGCGAAAGAGTCTGATTCGGTTGTGGCAAAAACTGATGGAGAGATAAAAAGAGTATACACATACTCTGGAAATCCAGCTGTAGTACCAGGAGACATAGTAAAAGAAGGTGATGTATTAATCCATCCAGTTCAAGGAAGAGAGGGATTTGAAGTAGATACAAAACCAAAAGGAAAAGTAATTGCAAATACATTCTATGATAAATATATGGAAGTTCAGGTTGATGGTGAAAAACTTGAGAGAAGTGGAGATAAACAAAGCGATATATATCTAAGCTTTTGGGGCAGAAAAATTTACTTGAAAAAAGTTATAAATAAATTTCAGTATTATGATAAAATAGAAGAAAACAATGGAGTTTTTAACAGTATAGTATATTTTGAGAAAAAGGCAACTCCTGTAGAGGGAGATAAAGATAAAATTATTGAGGACGCATGTAATAAACTAGAGGATTCTCTGAAAAGAACCCTTAGCAATGATGTTAAAATAATAAATAAGGACATTACAACAGAAGATATTGGTGAAGGAAAATTGTTAGTAAAAGTTATATTTACAGTAGAACAGGATATAGCTAAGAATATATCGTGA
- a CDS encoding histidine triad nucleotide-binding protein — MEDCIFCKIINGDIPSNKIYEDDKVYAFNDINPEAPIHFLVIPKEHIESANSVNENNADVIAHIFKVINKLVVDLGVAEKGYRIVNNCGEDGGQTVKHLHFHVLGGRNLQWPPG; from the coding sequence GTGGAAGACTGTATTTTTTGTAAAATAATAAATGGTGATATACCAAGCAATAAAATATATGAAGATGATAAAGTTTATGCTTTTAATGATATAAATCCTGAAGCACCAATTCATTTTTTAGTAATACCAAAAGAACATATTGAAAGTGCCAATTCAGTAAATGAAAATAATGCTGATGTTATAGCACATATATTTAAGGTTATTAATAAATTAGTAGTAGACCTTGGTGTTGCGGAAAAAGGCTACAGAATTGTAAATAACTGTGGAGAAGATGGTGGTCAAACTGTAAAACATTTACATTTTCATGTGCTTGGAGGAAGGAATTTACAATGGCCACCAGGCTAA
- the rpsU gene encoding 30S ribosomal protein S21 — MSEIKVGENETLESALRRFKRKCARAGVISEVRKREHYEKPSVKRKKKSEAARKRKFK, encoded by the coding sequence ATGTCAGAAATCAAAGTTGGAGAAAACGAAACACTTGAAAGTGCGTTAAGAAGATTTAAAAGAAAATGTGCTAGAGCTGGTGTTATCTCAGAAGTTAGAAAGAGAGAACATTATGAAAAGCCAAGCGTAAAGAGAAAGAAAAAATCAGAAGCTGCAAGAAAGAGAAAATTCAAATAG
- a CDS encoding diacylglycerol kinase, translating to MKMKKVLDSFNNAINGIIDTVRTERNMKIHLIVSLFILIGCFFFDVTKYEFLILAVTISMVISAEIVNTAIEAAIDMTTNYYHPLAKVAKNAAAGAVLVTAINAVVVGYIIFWDKLSNLSYTLVKRVKTSEPYTIFIVLVIVCIATIIVKAIFGEGTPLKGGMPSGHSALAFSIATAISLITEEPICILLSFLLAVITAQSRVDSEVHTVLEVVVGAVFGMLLTVFIFTVFRI from the coding sequence ATGAAAATGAAAAAAGTTCTAGATAGTTTTAATAATGCAATAAATGGGATAATAGATACAGTGCGTACAGAACGTAATATGAAAATACATCTTATAGTATCTTTATTTATCTTAATAGGGTGTTTTTTCTTTGATGTCACAAAGTATGAATTTTTGATTCTTGCAGTTACTATATCAATGGTTATAAGTGCTGAAATAGTGAATACAGCTATAGAGGCTGCTATAGATATGACGACTAATTATTATCATCCTTTGGCAAAGGTTGCAAAAAATGCAGCAGCAGGTGCTGTGCTGGTAACAGCCATAAATGCAGTTGTAGTTGGGTATATAATATTTTGGGATAAGTTATCAAATCTTTCATATACACTTGTAAAAAGAGTAAAAACATCAGAACCATATACTATATTTATTGTTCTTGTTATTGTATGTATAGCAACAATAATAGTTAAAGCGATTTTTGGGGAAGGGACCCCTTTAAAAGGAGGTATGCCAAGCGGACATAGTGCATTGGCATTTTCAATTGCTACAGCTATATCTTTGATAACTGAAGAACCAATATGTATACTTTTAAGCTTTTTACTTGCAGTAATAACTGCACAAAGTAGAGTGGATTCAGAAGTTCATACTGTTTTAGAAGTTGTTGTTGGTGCTGTTTTTGGGATGCTTCTCACTGTTTTTATATTTACTGTATTTAGGATTTAA
- a CDS encoding GatB/YqeY domain-containing protein, translated as MSIIKDRLQEDWKAALKTKDKFTANVISTAKSALLLVEKTDNRKLEDDEVISILAKEVKQRRESLVEFEKGNRQDLVDQCKAEIEILLKYLPQQLDEEEIRKIIIESAEQVGANSIKDMGKVMSAVKPKVVGRADGKLVSQIVKDYLNNK; from the coding sequence ATGTCAATTATTAAAGATAGATTACAAGAAGATTGGAAAGCTGCTTTAAAGACAAAGGACAAATTTACAGCTAACGTAATTAGCACTGCAAAATCGGCACTATTATTGGTGGAAAAAACTGATAATAGAAAGCTAGAAGATGATGAAGTCATCAGCATATTAGCTAAGGAAGTTAAGCAAAGACGTGAATCTCTAGTTGAGTTTGAAAAAGGAAACAGACAAGATTTAGTGGATCAGTGTAAAGCTGAAATAGAGATTTTGTTAAAATACCTTCCTCAACAGTTAGATGAAGAAGAGATAAGAAAAATAATAATAGAATCAGCTGAACAAGTGGGTGCAAATAGCATTAAGGATATGGGAAAAGTTATGTCAGCTGTTAAACCTAAAGTTGTAGGCAGAGCTGATGGTAAACTTGTAAGTCAGATTGTAAAAGACTATTTAAATAATAAATAA
- the yqfC gene encoding sporulation protein YqfC encodes MEEKFQKGREKILNKLEFPSDISMDLPKIIVIGNREITIENHRGIIAFESSMVKINSRIGAIIIKGRNFEILFIGETSMTISGKFEGISYEESKI; translated from the coding sequence ATGGAAGAGAAATTTCAAAAAGGACGAGAAAAAATATTGAATAAATTAGAGTTTCCCAGTGATATTTCAATGGACCTTCCCAAGATAATAGTAATTGGAAATAGAGAAATAACAATTGAAAATCACAGAGGAATAATAGCGTTTGAAAGTTCTATGGTTAAAATAAATTCAAGAATAGGTGCAATAATAATAAAGGGAAGAAACTTTGAAATATTATTTATTGGTGAGACAAGCATGACTATCAGCGGTAAATTTGAAGGAATATCATATGAGGAGAGTAAGATATGA
- a CDS encoding helix-turn-helix transcriptional regulator, translating to MKLSPRQEEIINLVKENQPITSEALAERLGVTRAALRADLAVLTMIGTLDARPKVGYVYQGKSSSGLVYQHISKIKVSEIMSKPTTVNEDTMVYDAIVYLFLNDVGTLFIENNGILTGAVSRKDFLKISIGGTDIHKVPVGVIMTRMPNIICACKDDNAYDLAKKIIEHEIDSIPIVENVENSQEKEQFRIIGKVSKTNITKLFVKLGSNGE from the coding sequence TTGAAATTATCACCTAGACAGGAAGAGATAATAAATTTAGTAAAAGAAAATCAACCAATAACAAGCGAAGCGCTAGCTGAGAGATTAGGTGTTACAAGGGCAGCTTTAAGAGCTGATTTAGCAGTACTTACTATGATAGGTACATTAGATGCTAGACCTAAGGTTGGTTATGTATATCAAGGTAAATCATCAAGCGGCTTAGTTTATCAGCATATAAGTAAAATAAAGGTATCTGAAATAATGTCAAAACCTACCACTGTTAATGAAGACACAATGGTGTATGATGCAATCGTATACTTGTTTTTAAACGATGTAGGAACATTGTTTATTGAGAATAATGGAATATTAACTGGTGCGGTTTCTAGAAAGGATTTTCTTAAAATTTCAATAGGTGGAACTGATATACACAAGGTTCCAGTTGGAGTTATAATGACAAGAATGCCTAACATAATATGTGCCTGTAAAGATGATAATGCATATGATTTGGCTAAAAAAATTATAGAACACGAGATTGATAGTATACCGATAGTTGAAAATGTTGAGAATAGTCAAGAAAAGGAACAATTTAGGATTATCGGTAAGGTTTCTAAGACAAATATTACAAAATTATTTGTTAAACTTGGAAGTAATGGAGAATAA
- the era gene encoding GTPase Era, giving the protein MFKSGFVTIVGRPNVGKSTLLNYIMGEKLSIVSNKPQTTRNNIQTILTGDDFQMVFVDTPGIHKPKHKLGEFMVNSAKESTKDVDLVLFLTNPCEEIGKGDRFILETLKGKKCPVFFVLNKVDENTQDRVAKTLEMFSKEFEFAEIVPISAIKGKNVDALLDLMKKAMPEGPKYYPDDMITDVQEKFVISEIVREKALRTLRDEVPHGIAVDILQMKQNERGTYHIEVDLICEKDSHKGIIIGKNGQTLKRIGETSRYEIEKFLRAKVNIKIWVKVRKEWRDNQNLLKELGYKKSK; this is encoded by the coding sequence ATGTTTAAATCAGGATTTGTAACAATTGTTGGAAGACCTAATGTTGGAAAATCAACTTTATTAAATTATATAATGGGAGAAAAATTATCTATAGTTTCTAATAAGCCTCAAACTACTAGAAATAATATACAGACAATATTAACTGGTGATGATTTTCAAATGGTGTTTGTTGATACTCCAGGAATACATAAACCTAAACATAAATTAGGAGAGTTCATGGTTAATTCTGCAAAGGAATCAACAAAAGATGTTGATTTAGTTTTGTTTTTAACTAACCCATGTGAAGAAATAGGTAAAGGTGATAGATTTATATTAGAAACATTAAAAGGTAAAAAATGTCCAGTATTTTTTGTACTAAATAAAGTTGATGAGAATACTCAAGACAGAGTAGCAAAAACATTAGAAATGTTTTCTAAAGAATTTGAATTTGCTGAAATAGTACCAATTTCCGCTATAAAAGGTAAAAATGTAGATGCTTTATTAGACTTAATGAAAAAAGCTATGCCAGAAGGTCCTAAATATTATCCAGATGATATGATAACAGATGTTCAAGAAAAATTTGTTATATCTGAAATAGTAAGAGAAAAGGCGTTAAGAACTTTAAGGGATGAAGTGCCACATGGTATTGCAGTAGATATACTTCAAATGAAACAAAACGAAAGAGGAACATACCACATTGAAGTGGATCTAATATGTGAAAAAGATTCTCATAAGGGAATAATAATTGGAAAGAATGGTCAGACACTTAAAAGAATTGGCGAAACATCAAGATATGAAATAGAAAAATTCCTAAGAGCAAAAGTTAATATAAAAATATGGGTTAAGGTTAGAAAAGAATGGCGTGATAATCAAAACTTATTGAAAGAATTAGGGTATAAGAAGAGTAAATAG
- the ybeY gene encoding rRNA maturation RNase YbeY, translating to MIYVDNRQKKIEVDNRLEEELKKVIEFALKEEEVEIPCEVSLLFVDNEEIREINNETRNIDRETDVLSFPMLDYDNKKIFKEMYKGYEFSQSDFDGEELVLGDIVLSLEKALEQSLEFNHSFEREASYLVVHSVLHLLGYDHMEEEDKVIMRKREEEILNELNITREI from the coding sequence ATGATTTATGTAGATAACAGACAGAAAAAAATAGAAGTAGATAATAGATTAGAAGAGGAACTTAAAAAAGTTATAGAATTTGCTCTTAAAGAAGAAGAGGTAGAAATTCCATGTGAAGTTTCTTTGTTATTTGTAGATAATGAAGAAATACGTGAAATTAATAATGAGACAAGAAATATTGATAGGGAAACTGATGTGTTATCTTTTCCTATGCTTGATTACGACAATAAAAAAATCTTTAAGGAAATGTATAAGGGTTATGAATTTTCGCAGAGTGATTTTGATGGAGAAGAACTTGTTCTTGGTGATATAGTTCTATCTTTAGAAAAAGCACTAGAACAAAGCTTAGAATTCAATCATTCTTTTGAAAGAGAAGCTTCATATCTCGTAGTACATTCAGTACTTCATCTTTTAGGATATGATCATATGGAAGAAGAAGATAAAGTTATAATGAGAAAAAGAGAAGAAGAAATTCTAAATGAACTTAACATAACAAGAGAAATATAA
- a CDS encoding DUF4342 domain-containing protein — protein sequence MENITLEQVDVVRERCNVSYAQAKEALEACNGDVLEAIIYIEQNQKKENENSETKENEYAFNAISMEELKNLIKGLIEKGNVTRIKIKKDDKEILDIPVNAGIAASVIAITIPPILAAVVIAAIATQITIEVTKEDGSVEVINKYVTQVANDVKNKASDLADVVKNKVNDVKTEVKNSKDEDGKTFTGGETIYTYTVDFEEEKKNNSDEN from the coding sequence ATGGAAAATATAACATTAGAACAAGTTGATGTAGTACGTGAAAGATGCAATGTGTCTTATGCACAAGCAAAAGAAGCTCTTGAGGCTTGTAATGGAGATGTACTTGAAGCGATAATCTATATAGAACAAAATCAAAAGAAAGAAAATGAAAATAGTGAAACTAAAGAAAATGAGTATGCTTTTAATGCAATATCTATGGAAGAGTTAAAAAATCTGATAAAAGGTTTGATTGAAAAAGGTAATGTTACAAGAATAAAAATTAAAAAGGATGATAAAGAAATATTAGATATACCTGTTAATGCTGGAATAGCAGCTAGTGTAATAGCAATTACAATTCCACCAATATTAGCAGCTGTTGTTATTGCAGCTATAGCAACTCAAATTACTATTGAAGTGACAAAGGAAGATGGATCGGTAGAAGTTATTAATAAGTATGTTACTCAGGTAGCTAATGATGTTAAAAATAAGGCATCAGATTTAGCTGATGTAGTTAAGAATAAAGTTAATGATGTTAAGACAGAAGTTAAAAATTCAAAAGATGAAGATGGAAAAACATTTACTGGTGGAGAAACAATATATACTTATACAGTAGATTTTGAAGAAGAAAAGAAAAATAATTCTGACGAAAATTAG
- a CDS encoding HD family phosphohydrolase, giving the protein MKVKQDINIKKRNNIRRILLFVSVFVLSYLLLITAIKPQQYSLEVGDIPRSDIKAPRDTIDERATKEAEDKALEKVDKQYTQKAEVKKQAEDNVILLFEKLNTIINNQSAQTATSTSVESNVSELKKIEGIALSEDEYKELLNIPKEQLSSLQKDVLNIIDKTYEKNINEKDDESLNIARDSAVSLVEKLNLADKLKYVLEELVKGQINPNCFYDEEKTQELIDETRKSVAKVVIKQNQIIVKEGVPVTQNQLDILSDLGMLDDGKNTSIYLYVYIVLAMFVGIIMFLQYNYIDRNYSEIFKNTKKITLISVINLMTLVFARTIGLVSPFLIPFACAPILLTLLINYKISIVISILNVIVISIATGVDAQVMMLGVISSILGATLLKKMQQRNELLYSTLYLSIVGVIITVSTGILISSNLREVLIKSGITFIGGVLSGIFALGILPFLEGTFNEVTTLKLLELSNPNHPLLKKLLMEAPGTYHHSMLVANLAEMASEEVGANSVIVRIGSYYHDVGKTERPYFFGENQMGGENPHNHMTPNLSAKIIISHVKDGIELARKHNLPKVIQDIIGEHHGTTLVKYFYYTMKNNSENPEAVKEEDYRYPGPIPNSKEAGIIMLADSVEAAVRSIKEPSEDKIKEMINNIISDKLSCGQLNDCNLTIKDIEKIKKCFLTALNGIYHHRIEYPKEKIKSLNEENNDNNKNEEKTK; this is encoded by the coding sequence ATGAAGGTTAAACAAGATATTAATATTAAAAAAAGGAATAATATAAGAAGAATATTGTTATTTGTAAGTGTTTTTGTATTATCATATTTATTGCTTATAACAGCAATAAAGCCTCAACAGTATAGTTTAGAGGTAGGAGATATACCGAGATCAGATATAAAGGCTCCAAGAGATACAATAGATGAAAGAGCAACAAAGGAAGCCGAAGATAAGGCTTTAGAGAAGGTTGATAAACAGTATACTCAAAAAGCAGAAGTCAAAAAGCAAGCAGAAGATAATGTTATACTTCTTTTTGAAAAATTAAATACTATAATAAATAATCAAAGTGCTCAGACAGCCACATCTACAAGTGTTGAGAGTAATGTTAGCGAACTGAAAAAAATAGAAGGTATTGCTTTAAGTGAGGATGAATATAAAGAACTTTTAAATATTCCAAAAGAGCAATTAAGCTCTTTACAGAAGGATGTTTTAAATATAATAGATAAAACTTATGAGAAAAATATTAATGAAAAGGATGATGAGAGTTTAAATATAGCTAGAGACAGTGCAGTTTCTTTAGTAGAAAAATTAAATTTGGCAGATAAGCTTAAATATGTGCTTGAGGAATTGGTTAAAGGTCAGATAAATCCAAACTGTTTTTATGATGAAGAAAAAACACAAGAATTAATAGATGAAACTCGTAAATCAGTAGCAAAAGTAGTAATTAAACAAAATCAGATTATAGTTAAAGAAGGTGTACCTGTAACTCAAAATCAATTAGATATTCTATCTGATTTAGGAATGCTTGATGATGGTAAGAATACTTCTATATATTTATATGTATATATTGTGCTTGCGATGTTTGTAGGTATAATTATGTTTCTTCAATACAATTATATTGATAGAAATTATTCAGAAATATTTAAAAATACTAAGAAAATAACACTAATAAGTGTAATTAATCTTATGACACTTGTATTTGCTAGAACAATAGGTTTGGTATCACCGTTCTTAATACCTTTTGCATGTGCACCAATATTATTGACATTACTTATTAATTATAAAATATCAATAGTAATAAGTATATTAAATGTGATAGTAATAAGTATAGCTACAGGGGTTGATGCACAGGTTATGATGCTTGGGGTTATTAGTTCAATATTAGGTGCCACTCTTTTGAAAAAAATGCAACAGAGAAATGAACTTTTATATTCAACTTTATATCTATCAATAGTAGGTGTAATAATTACAGTGTCTACAGGAATATTAATATCGAGCAATTTAAGAGAAGTGTTGATTAAAAGTGGAATAACATTTATAGGCGGTGTTTTATCAGGAATATTTGCACTAGGAATACTTCCGTTTTTGGAAGGAACATTTAATGAAGTTACAACACTAAAGCTTTTAGAATTATCAAATCCAAATCATCCGCTTTTGAAAAAGTTGTTAATGGAAGCACCAGGAACATATCACCATAGTATGCTTGTTGCTAATCTTGCAGAAATGGCATCAGAGGAAGTGGGAGCAAATTCGGTAATAGTAAGAATTGGATCATACTATCATGATGTTGGAAAAACAGAAAGACCGTATTTCTTTGGTGAAAATCAGATGGGAGGAGAAAATCCTCATAATCATATGACTCCTAATTTGAGTGCAAAAATTATAATTTCTCATGTTAAAGATGGTATTGAACTTGCAAGAAAGCATAATCTTCCTAAAGTTATTCAGGATATAATAGGAGAGCATCATGGAACAACACTTGTTAAATACTTTTATTATACAATGAAAAATAATAGTGAAAATCCAGAAGCAGTTAAAGAAGAAGATTATAGATATCCAGGTCCAATTCCTAATTCTAAGGAAGCAGGAATAATTATGCTTGCTGATAGTGTTGAAGCAGCAGTTAGATCCATAAAGGAACCTAGTGAAGATAAGATTAAGGAAATGATAAATAATATCATTAGTGATAAATTATCATGTGGTCAGCTTAATGACTGCAATCTTACAATAAAGGATATAGAAAAGATTAAGAAGTGTTTTTTAACAGCATTAAATGGAATATATCACCATAGAATTGAGTATCCTAAAGAAAAAATTAAGAGTTTAAATGAAGAGAATAATGACAATAATAAAAATGAGGAGAAAACTAAATGA